A single Xylella taiwanensis DNA region contains:
- the pheS gene encoding phenylalanine--tRNA ligase subunit alpha, translated as MNDIESLADQALADVAAAQTLDHLEVLRVALLGKNGSITLQLKQLGKLPVERRKVIGETINRTRDVISVALIDRKAALESATLSMRLIDERIDVTLPGRRGERGGLHPVTRTLERIIEIFLRLGYELAEGPEIEDDWHNFEALNFPLHHPARAMHDTFYFGDGRLLRTHTSGVQVRYMNAHRPPLRMIAAGKVYRSDSDQTHSPMFHQIEGLLIDEHSTFVDLKGTLSEFLRAFFERDFEVRFRPSYFPFVEPGAEVDIAWPQSDGSVRWLEVLGCGMVHPNVLKNVGIDSECYTGFAFGLGVERFAMLRYGVDDLRAFFENDVRFLRQFV; from the coding sequence ATGAATGACATTGAATCCCTGGCAGACCAAGCACTGGCTGATGTGGCCGCCGCGCAGACCTTGGACCATTTGGAGGTTCTGCGTGTAGCGCTTCTTGGTAAAAACGGCAGCATCACCCTGCAGCTTAAGCAACTTGGTAAATTGCCAGTTGAGCGGCGTAAGGTTATTGGCGAAACGATCAACCGCACCCGAGATGTCATCTCGGTGGCGTTAATTGATCGCAAAGCGGCATTAGAAAGTGCCACGTTAAGCATGCGCCTCATTGATGAACGCATTGATGTCACCCTTCCGGGACGGCGGGGAGAGCGAGGTGGCTTGCATCCGGTCACCCGTACTCTGGAGCGTATCATTGAAATTTTTCTGCGGCTTGGTTACGAGTTGGCTGAAGGTCCGGAAATTGAGGATGACTGGCATAACTTCGAGGCACTTAACTTCCCATTACACCATCCAGCGCGTGCAATGCATGACACCTTCTATTTTGGGGACGGTCGTTTGCTGCGGACTCATACATCTGGCGTACAGGTGCGCTACATGAATGCCCATCGGCCGCCGCTACGGATGATTGCTGCCGGCAAGGTCTACCGCAGTGACAGTGACCAGACCCACTCGCCAATGTTCCATCAGATAGAAGGATTGCTGATTGATGAGCATTCCACCTTCGTGGACCTCAAGGGGACGTTGTCCGAGTTCCTGAGAGCGTTTTTTGAGCGTGATTTTGAGGTGCGTTTTCGCCCAAGTTATTTCCCGTTTGTTGAACCGGGTGCTGAGGTCGATATTGCTTGGCCACAGTCCGATGGCAGTGTTCGCTGGCTTGAGGTGCTTGGTTGCGGCATGGTGCATCCGAACGTGCTCAAGAATGTTGGCATTGACTCAGAATGCTATACGGGCTTCGCCTTCGGTTTGGGCGTGGAACGCTTTGCGATGCTGCGTTATGGCGTCGATGACTTGCGTGCTTTTTTCGAGAACGATGTAAGGTTTCTGCGCCAGTTTGTTTGA
- the rplT gene encoding 50S ribosomal protein L20, producing MARVKRGVQARRRHKKILSQAKGYYNARRKVFRVAKQAVIKAQQYAYIGRKQKKRHFRSLWIVRINAAARINGLSYSRFMNGLLKCGITLDRKVLADIAVHDAAGFTALAEKAKQMLVA from the coding sequence ATGGCACGAGTCAAGCGTGGCGTGCAGGCGCGCCGCCGTCATAAGAAAATATTGAGTCAGGCAAAGGGATACTACAACGCCCGCCGTAAGGTTTTTCGCGTCGCCAAGCAGGCGGTCATCAAAGCGCAGCAGTACGCCTATATAGGCCGTAAACAGAAAAAGCGTCATTTCCGTTCTCTATGGATCGTCCGTATCAATGCGGCGGCTCGTATCAATGGGCTGAGCTACAGTCGTTTCATGAATGGTCTCTTGAAGTGTGGTATTACCTTGGACCGTAAAGTGTTGGCTGACATCGCTGTGCATGATGCCGCTGGTTTTACTGCCCTTGCTGAGAAGGCGAAGCAAATGCTTGTGGCATAA
- a CDS encoding MerR family transcriptional regulator yields MLDPGSNRELPSIPAKRYFTIGEVADLCDVKPHVLRYWETEFPSLEPAKRRGNRRYYQRHDVLLVRQIRSLLYEQGYTIGGARLRLDGESTRHELTLSHQIIRQVRMELEQVLQLLRR; encoded by the coding sequence ATGTTGGATCCAGGCAGTAACCGAGAACTTCCATCGATTCCAGCCAAGCGTTACTTCACCATTGGTGAAGTTGCTGATTTGTGCGACGTCAAACCGCATGTATTACGCTACTGGGAAACTGAGTTCCCCAGTCTGGAGCCAGCCAAACGTCGTGGTAACCGTCGTTACTACCAGCGTCACGATGTGCTTTTAGTGCGTCAAATTCGCAGCCTGTTGTACGAACAGGGATACACCATCGGTGGTGCACGCTTGCGTCTGGACGGTGAGAGCACTCGCCACGAATTGACGCTAAGCCATCAGATCATCAGGCAAGTGCGCATGGAACTGGAGCAAGTATTGCAGTTACTGCGGCGCTGA
- a CDS encoding integration host factor subunit alpha: MALTKAEMVERLFDEVGLNKREAKEFVNTFFDVLSDALEQGRQVKLSGFGNFELRCKNQRPGRNPKTGEEIPISARTVVTFRSGQKLKERVDAYVGSRQ, encoded by the coding sequence ATGGCATTGACGAAAGCAGAGATGGTCGAGCGTTTATTTGATGAAGTCGGCTTGAATAAACGCGAAGCGAAAGAATTTGTTAATACCTTCTTTGACGTGTTGAGCGATGCACTGGAGCAAGGACGGCAGGTCAAGCTCTCCGGCTTCGGTAACTTTGAATTACGCTGTAAGAATCAACGTCCTGGCCGCAATCCTAAGACGGGTGAAGAGATCCCAATTTCTGCCAGGACAGTGGTTACTTTCCGATCGGGTCAGAAACTGAAGGAGAGGGTGGATGCCTATGTTGGATCCAGGCAGTAA
- the thrS gene encoding threonine--tRNA ligase produces the protein MITITLPDGSLREFEGPVSVIQIAHSIGAGLAKATIAGQIDGDRLVDASDLIEHDATLRIITPEDQEALEIIRHSCAHLVGHAVKQLYPEAKMVIGPVIAEGFYYDIYSERPFTLEDLAAIEQRMVELIAQDYDVVKCITPRDDVVRLFKERGEHYKLRLIEEMGTEVTVMALYYHQEYVDMCRGPHVPNTRFLKAFKLTRISGAYWRGDTKNEQLQRIYGTAWGDKKQLGAHIQRLQDAEKRDHRKIGKTQDLFHLQEEGPGLVFWHPKGWVIWQTIEKYMRHVYRNNGYGEVRCPQILDVSLWQKSGHWDNYKENMFFTDSEKRTYAVKPMNCPGHIQVFNQGLHSYRDLPIRYGEFGACHRNEPSGALHGLLRVRGFTQDDGHIFCTEAQIEAEVTAFHRQALKVYADFGFEDIQIKIALRPDKRLGDSLNWDKAEAALRAALNACGVEWQELPGEGAFYGPKIEYHLKDAIGRTWQLGTMQVDFMMPGRLGAEYVDERSQRRHPVMLHRAIVGSMERFIGILIEHYAGVWPTWLAPVQAVIANITDAQYEYVEQVHKALLNQGFRVNADLRNEKIGYKIREHTLQRVPYLLVVGDREKENGTVAVSTCSREDLGAMSVSAFIERLQAEQVV, from the coding sequence ATGATCACGATTACGCTCCCCGATGGAAGTCTCCGCGAATTTGAAGGTCCCGTTAGCGTCATACAGATTGCCCATTCGATCGGCGCAGGTTTGGCCAAGGCCACCATTGCCGGGCAGATTGATGGGGATCGTTTAGTGGATGCTAGCGATCTCATTGAGCATGACGCTACCCTGCGTATCATCACTCCTGAAGATCAGGAAGCTCTGGAAATCATCCGTCACTCTTGTGCTCACCTGGTTGGCCATGCGGTTAAGCAGTTGTATCCAGAGGCCAAGATGGTCATCGGTCCAGTGATTGCTGAGGGCTTTTACTATGATATTTACTCCGAGCGTCCGTTCACGCTTGAAGATTTGGCTGCGATTGAGCAGCGCATGGTTGAATTAATCGCCCAGGACTACGATGTAGTCAAGTGCATCACTCCACGTGATGATGTCGTGCGCTTGTTCAAGGAGCGTGGTGAGCACTACAAGCTGCGCCTCATCGAAGAGATGGGTACGGAGGTCACTGTGATGGCTCTGTACTATCACCAAGAATATGTGGATATGTGCCGTGGCCCGCACGTGCCGAATACTCGTTTCTTGAAAGCTTTCAAGCTAACACGTATTTCTGGTGCTTACTGGCGTGGTGACACTAAGAACGAGCAGTTGCAGCGCATCTATGGCACTGCCTGGGGCGACAAGAAGCAGCTTGGTGCTCATATTCAACGTTTACAGGATGCTGAAAAGCGAGATCACCGCAAGATTGGTAAAACGCAAGATTTATTCCACCTCCAGGAAGAAGGGCCAGGCTTGGTATTTTGGCATCCGAAAGGTTGGGTGATCTGGCAGACGATCGAGAAGTACATGCGTCATGTCTATCGTAACAACGGCTATGGTGAGGTACGTTGCCCGCAAATCTTGGATGTGTCGTTGTGGCAAAAGTCTGGTCACTGGGACAATTACAAGGAGAACATGTTTTTTACTGATTCGGAGAAGCGTACTTACGCGGTTAAACCGATGAATTGTCCTGGCCATATTCAAGTTTTCAATCAGGGCTTACATAGCTATCGTGACCTACCGATCCGCTATGGTGAGTTCGGCGCTTGCCATCGCAATGAACCGTCTGGTGCCTTGCATGGCCTTTTACGTGTGCGTGGCTTCACCCAAGATGATGGCCACATATTCTGTACCGAGGCACAGATCGAAGCTGAGGTCACTGCGTTTCATCGCCAAGCGTTGAAGGTCTATGCCGACTTTGGTTTCGAGGACATCCAGATCAAAATTGCGTTGCGTCCAGACAAGCGCCTAGGAGATTCCCTGAATTGGGACAAAGCAGAGGCTGCGTTGCGTGCTGCCTTGAATGCGTGTGGAGTGGAGTGGCAGGAGCTACCTGGTGAGGGAGCGTTCTACGGTCCGAAGATTGAATATCATCTGAAAGATGCGATTGGGCGCACTTGGCAGTTGGGCACGATGCAGGTTGATTTTATGATGCCTGGTCGCCTTGGTGCCGAGTACGTAGATGAGCGTAGTCAGCGTCGCCATCCCGTCATGCTGCACCGAGCAATTGTGGGTTCGATGGAGCGCTTCATTGGTATCCTGATTGAACACTACGCTGGGGTTTGGCCTACTTGGCTGGCGCCTGTCCAAGCAGTCATCGCTAATATCACCGATGCTCAGTATGAATACGTAGAGCAGGTCCACAAAGCCCTTTTAAATCAAGGTTTCCGGGTCAACGCCGATTTGCGGAATGAGAAAATCGGCTATAAGATTCGCGAGCATACACTGCAACGCGTCCCTTACCTGTTGGTGGTTGGTGACCGCGAAAAGGAGAATGGCACTGTTGCTGTAAGCACGTGTTCAAGAGAGGATTTGGGGGCGATGTCGGTTTCCGCCTTCATTGAGCGTTTGCAGGCAGAACAAGTGGTGTGA
- the rnd gene encoding ribonuclease D, with protein sequence MPHWIQHPDTLATWWHRQPTRIGMDTEFIRERTFWPQLALVQIAIEDEILLVDPLVPGIIDALRLWLTAPHVVKVMHSASEDLIAFKRACGVLPRPLFDTQIGAALAGLGGGLGYQKLVATVTSVELKKGETRSDWMHRPLTPAQLDYAANDVRYLFTLHDTLTERLAQLNRSAWLEEDCARLIHTIEQDENERWPHLAIRSAHLLDTPGQYRLLRLLRWRDTLARTSNQPRNWILNNELANTLARFPPSDLADLRYQLKKCNKSWNTLASQILEALHTPLADETQAPLAIAPSDADKALLKRLQQTVAKCSCDLGLPDGILASRRHLEALIEQRQWPDSLGQWRRALLETQLQPLLSMPDDT encoded by the coding sequence GTGCCGCATTGGATCCAGCATCCCGACACCCTCGCTACCTGGTGGCACCGACAGCCAACCCGAATCGGTATGGATACCGAATTCATCCGCGAGCGCACCTTCTGGCCACAATTAGCTCTGGTACAGATCGCAATTGAGGACGAGATATTACTCGTCGATCCACTAGTACCGGGCATAATCGACGCACTGCGACTCTGGCTAACCGCGCCGCATGTGGTCAAAGTCATGCACAGCGCTAGCGAAGACTTGATTGCATTTAAGCGTGCCTGCGGCGTACTGCCACGACCGCTGTTCGACACCCAAATTGGGGCTGCCTTGGCAGGCTTGGGGGGCGGACTGGGTTACCAGAAGCTGGTGGCCACGGTCACCAGCGTGGAATTGAAAAAAGGGGAAACACGCTCAGACTGGATGCACCGACCACTCACACCAGCCCAACTAGACTACGCCGCTAACGATGTCCGTTACCTATTCACATTGCATGACACGCTCACAGAACGGCTGGCACAGCTGAACCGCAGTGCTTGGCTGGAAGAGGACTGCGCACGACTTATCCACACCATCGAACAAGACGAGAACGAACGCTGGCCGCATCTGGCAATACGTTCGGCACACCTTCTCGACACACCAGGACAGTACCGCTTGCTAAGGCTGCTGCGCTGGCGGGACACGTTAGCGCGCACCAGCAACCAGCCACGTAACTGGATATTGAACAATGAACTGGCCAATACTCTGGCGCGCTTCCCTCCTTCCGATCTAGCTGACCTGCGATACCAGCTTAAAAAGTGCAACAAATCGTGGAACACACTCGCCAGTCAAATACTGGAAGCACTGCACACTCCTCTTGCCGACGAAACTCAAGCCCCGCTAGCCATCGCACCCAGCGATGCAGATAAAGCCCTGCTCAAGCGCTTACAGCAAACCGTAGCTAAATGTAGCTGCGATCTAGGTTTACCTGACGGTATCCTCGCCTCACGCCGTCATTTAGAGGCTCTCATCGAACAACGCCAATGGCCTGACTCACTTGGTCAATGGCGTCGCGCTCTGCTCGAAACACAGTTGCAGCCACTGTTATCTATGCCAGACGACACCTAA
- a CDS encoding H-NS family nucleoid-associated regulatory protein, protein MNDTTNSSLDLIAQTKIKLTEELHKLEEQEAQLRQVQANDAFLEVISLINTFSTHFNSKQKSEIGALVKEVTPPRKAPTKTKREVPIKYWLPHCNATWSGRGKTPKAFEAWVGTAAYTAWKAKHPDEKFPAFPG, encoded by the coding sequence ATGAACGACACAACCAACTCCTCTCTGGATTTGATTGCTCAAACCAAGATCAAACTGACGGAAGAGCTGCACAAGCTGGAAGAACAGGAAGCGCAGCTGCGCCAAGTACAGGCAAACGATGCATTTCTCGAAGTCATCAGCCTGATAAACACATTCAGTACGCATTTCAACTCCAAACAGAAGTCTGAAATCGGGGCACTGGTCAAAGAGGTTACCCCTCCCCGTAAGGCACCAACCAAAACTAAGCGCGAAGTTCCTATAAAGTATTGGCTACCCCATTGCAACGCAACATGGAGCGGGCGTGGCAAGACACCCAAAGCTTTCGAAGCCTGGGTAGGCACTGCCGCCTACACAGCGTGGAAAGCTAAACACCCAGATGAAAAATTCCCAGCCTTTCCAGGCTAA
- the infC gene encoding translation initiation factor IF-3, whose amino-acid sequence MSTSDNKQNRKNHEIRVPRVRVIGSNGEMVGVLSRDEALSMAEKEGLDLVEIQPQADPPVCKVMNYGKFKFELQKKANEAKKKTKQVEIKELKFRPVTDEGDYQIKLRNMRRFLEDGDKVKINIRFRGREMSHQELGRQMATRIEMDLGDEVIIESRPRLEGRQMVMMVAPKKKS is encoded by the coding sequence ATCAGTACTTCTGACAACAAACAGAACCGTAAGAACCATGAAATCCGGGTACCGCGTGTCCGCGTGATTGGTAGTAACGGAGAAATGGTTGGCGTATTGTCGCGTGACGAAGCGCTTTCCATGGCCGAAAAAGAAGGTCTGGATCTGGTCGAGATCCAGCCTCAGGCTGATCCGCCGGTTTGTAAGGTCATGAACTATGGTAAGTTCAAGTTCGAGCTACAAAAGAAGGCGAACGAAGCTAAAAAGAAGACTAAACAGGTCGAGATCAAAGAGCTTAAGTTCCGTCCGGTTACGGACGAGGGCGACTATCAGATCAAACTGCGTAACATGCGTCGTTTTCTGGAGGATGGAGATAAAGTTAAGATTAACATCCGCTTCCGTGGCCGTGAAATGAGTCATCAGGAATTAGGCCGACAGATGGCGACACGTATTGAAATGGATCTTGGGGATGAGGTCATCATTGAATCCCGTCCGCGCTTGGAAGGTCGGCAGATGGTGATGATGGTCGCGCCGAAGAAGAAAAGCTAA
- the pheT gene encoding phenylalanine--tRNA ligase subunit beta codes for MKFSENWLRSHVPIQVSRDVLVATLTAIGLEVEDVAVLGEALDLVVVARIVKVVSHPESDRLQICQVDAAQGTLVQIVCGAPNTRPGLVVPLALVGAKIGNLTIKSTKLRGVESNGMLCSAKELGLDTDVSGLMELPDDAPIGKPLADYLALPDASIEIKLTPNRADCFSVRGIAFDVAAACASEVAPFQIDEITAVSARTLPIELHAGANAPRYCGCVIEGINPAAPTPMWMVERLRRSGMRPVSLLVDITQYVMLELGQPMHAFDLDTLRGPIGVRHSRDDEVLKLLDGRTVLLDNDFLVVTDSDHPIALAGLIGGWDTRVTDITVNVFLEAAHFAPAAMMGRGRKLGLHTDAGHRFERGVDPALPPQAIAFAARLVLELAGGKPGPLVHVELPEYLPKPASILLRRTRIARVLGIVIDDAEVERVLHALGMQVTAQADGWRVVAPSRRFDIALEEDLIEELVRIHGYEHLPTALPGGASRIAMPSETRLDVSSVRRQLVARELQEAINYAFIDPELLHRWQLDASQVVLVNPLSAELAVMRPRLLPGLVAALGRNIARQAERVRLFELGKVFTASDESGAAPLEVQHVAAAVCGDAFALQWGEQLRKVDFYDLKGDLESLAAASGAVLAFHPSAQPWSHPGRSADVWCDGTCIGWIGQLHPMLIKALEINVDVIAFELALEPLVRCALPRAYALSRFPSVRRDLACVVPEEVTWNDLSITVRDSVGPLLREVKLFDRYVGKGIEFGFKSLAIGLILQDSTRTLTDRDVDDLVTKVVIAIKQRHGARIRS; via the coding sequence ATGAAATTCAGCGAAAACTGGTTGCGCAGCCATGTTCCTATCCAAGTGAGCCGTGACGTGCTTGTAGCGACCCTGACGGCGATTGGTTTGGAAGTTGAAGACGTGGCAGTGTTAGGTGAGGCGCTGGACCTGGTTGTAGTCGCGCGCATTGTCAAGGTCGTCAGCCATCCAGAGTCTGATCGGTTGCAAATCTGTCAAGTTGATGCTGCTCAAGGTACTCTTGTGCAAATTGTGTGTGGTGCGCCAAACACGCGTCCTGGCTTGGTCGTACCATTGGCATTGGTTGGCGCGAAAATCGGTAATTTGACGATCAAGTCCACCAAACTGCGTGGTGTTGAATCCAATGGAATGTTGTGCTCTGCCAAGGAACTTGGCTTGGATACTGATGTGTCCGGTCTCATGGAGCTGCCGGATGACGCGCCTATTGGCAAGCCATTAGCTGATTATCTTGCTTTGCCGGACGCCAGCATTGAGATTAAATTGACCCCGAACCGGGCCGATTGCTTCAGCGTGCGTGGCATTGCTTTCGACGTAGCCGCGGCTTGCGCCAGCGAAGTGGCACCGTTCCAGATCGACGAGATCACTGCTGTTTCCGCACGCACGCTGCCGATTGAATTGCACGCTGGCGCCAATGCTCCACGCTATTGTGGCTGTGTGATTGAGGGCATCAATCCTGCGGCGCCCACTCCGATGTGGATGGTGGAACGCCTGCGTCGCAGCGGCATGCGTCCGGTGTCGTTGCTGGTCGATATCACTCAGTATGTGATGCTGGAACTAGGGCAGCCGATGCACGCTTTTGACTTGGATACGCTCCGTGGTCCCATTGGTGTACGTCACTCCCGTGATGATGAAGTGTTGAAACTTCTTGACGGACGTACAGTCTTACTTGATAACGATTTTCTGGTTGTGACTGATTCCGACCATCCAATTGCGCTAGCTGGTTTGATCGGTGGCTGGGATACCCGCGTTACCGACATCACTGTCAACGTTTTCCTTGAGGCTGCGCATTTCGCACCGGCTGCAATGATGGGGCGTGGGCGTAAACTCGGCCTGCATACTGATGCCGGGCACCGCTTCGAGCGCGGCGTAGATCCAGCCTTACCCCCGCAAGCGATCGCGTTTGCCGCCCGTCTGGTCCTGGAACTGGCTGGCGGCAAGCCCGGGCCATTGGTTCATGTTGAGTTGCCTGAGTATTTACCGAAACCGGCCTCGATCTTGCTGCGCCGCACCCGCATCGCGCGCGTGCTGGGCATTGTGATTGATGATGCCGAGGTGGAGCGTGTTTTACATGCACTTGGTATGCAGGTGACTGCTCAAGCGGATGGCTGGCGAGTTGTTGCACCAAGCCGGCGTTTCGACATTGCGCTTGAGGAAGATCTGATCGAGGAGCTTGTACGTATCCATGGTTACGAGCATCTGCCGACGGCGTTGCCGGGTGGAGCGAGTCGCATCGCAATGCCAAGTGAAACGCGACTTGATGTGAGCAGTGTGCGTCGTCAGCTAGTTGCGCGCGAGTTACAAGAAGCCATCAACTATGCCTTCATCGATCCTGAGTTGCTGCACCGTTGGCAATTGGATGCCAGTCAGGTCGTGCTGGTTAACCCGCTGAGCGCTGAGTTAGCAGTGATGCGGCCACGCTTGTTACCAGGCTTGGTGGCAGCGTTGGGTCGCAACATTGCGCGTCAGGCTGAGCGCGTGCGTTTGTTTGAGTTGGGGAAGGTGTTTACTGCGTCTGATGAGTCTGGGGCAGCACCGCTTGAAGTCCAGCACGTCGCTGCTGCGGTGTGTGGTGATGCGTTTGCCTTGCAGTGGGGTGAACAGTTGCGTAAGGTCGATTTTTACGATCTGAAAGGTGATCTTGAATCGCTGGCTGCGGCTAGCGGCGCAGTCTTAGCGTTCCATCCGTCAGCACAGCCATGGAGCCATCCGGGCCGCTCAGCCGACGTTTGGTGTGATGGCACTTGTATTGGCTGGATCGGACAATTGCATCCGATGCTCATCAAAGCACTCGAGATCAATGTGGATGTGATCGCGTTCGAGCTGGCTTTGGAACCGTTGGTACGTTGCGCACTTCCACGTGCTTATGCGCTGTCGCGGTTCCCATCGGTGCGCCGTGACTTGGCCTGTGTGGTGCCGGAGGAAGTGACTTGGAACGATCTGTCAATCACTGTACGCGACTCAGTCGGACCGTTGCTTCGCGAGGTGAAACTGTTTGATCGCTATGTCGGTAAGGGTATCGAATTTGGCTTTAAAAGTCTGGCTATTGGCTTGATTTTACAAGATAGCACGCGCACTCTGACCGACCGTGACGTGGACGACCTCGTTACAAAGGTCGTGATAGCGATCAAGCAGCGGCACGGCGCGCGAATTCGGTCTTGA
- the rpmI gene encoding 50S ribosomal protein L35: MPKIKTNRAAAKRFRKTASGKYKAGHANRSHILTKKATKRKRNLRQKNHARAEDAGRLDRMLPYL, from the coding sequence ATGCCCAAGATAAAGACCAACCGGGCGGCGGCCAAGCGTTTCCGCAAGACTGCCTCTGGAAAATACAAGGCTGGACACGCCAATCGCAGCCATATCCTTACTAAGAAAGCGACTAAGCGGAAACGCAACCTTCGGCAAAAAAACCATGCTCGTGCTGAGGATGCTGGCCGTTTAGACCGCATGTTGCCCTACCTTTGA
- a CDS encoding nucleoside deaminase → MLYAQVHLTLPAWIHQHVDSTCPYLDDNDKINLAIRLSALNVEERSGGPFGAVVFGPDNCIIAIGMNRVVPHTTSIAHAEIMAYMLAQQRLQTPRLNDVLSPVTLATSAQPCCQCYGATIWAGIDRLLIGARAEDVMELTAFDEGPLPADWIGELVKRDIEVVRDLQRDAARAVLRQYSEGGGDHY, encoded by the coding sequence ATGTTGTATGCCCAGGTCCACCTCACTCTGCCTGCCTGGATTCACCAACACGTCGATTCAACATGCCCCTATCTGGACGACAACGACAAGATCAATTTGGCAATTCGCCTATCTGCATTAAATGTGGAGGAACGTAGCGGTGGCCCATTTGGAGCAGTAGTGTTTGGTCCGGATAACTGCATCATTGCCATTGGTATGAACCGTGTAGTACCACATACCACCTCGATAGCTCACGCCGAGATCATGGCCTATATGCTGGCCCAGCAGCGTTTGCAGACTCCACGTCTGAATGATGTTTTATCCCCAGTGACTCTGGCCACGTCCGCACAGCCGTGTTGCCAGTGCTACGGTGCTACGATCTGGGCCGGTATTGATCGCCTGCTGATCGGAGCCCGTGCTGAAGATGTGATGGAGTTGACCGCGTTCGACGAAGGGCCGTTACCTGCCGACTGGATTGGTGAACTGGTCAAGCGCGATATCGAAGTCGTGCGTGACTTGCAACGCGACGCCGCGCGTGCTGTGCTGCGCCAGTACTCGGAGGGTGGTGGCGATCATTACTGA